One window of Brachybacterium ginsengisoli genomic DNA carries:
- a CDS encoding aldo/keto reductase encodes MSARQPLALPRLGFGAAQLGNIFRVTTDEEADGAVRAAWDAGIRYFDTAPHYGVGTSERRLGERLAGYPRDEYLVSTKVGRLLVPGPGTGDDLENGFHVPDDLVRRWDWTEAGVRRSHAESLERLGLDRVDILFAHDPEEGPADAAIEEGLPALAAMREEGLVSAVGVGSKDADVLTRAVRTGLIDLVMLSGRYTLLEQAASAELLEACIEHGVGVVAVSVFNSGLLSRHQVAEDSHYEYAQAPAELIARARELAAIAERHGVTLPDLAVQYPLRHPAVRSVALGMRTAAQVESNAERMGVEIPEVAWEDVARLEAAARQGSATGESPDAGR; translated from the coding sequence ATGAGCGCCCGCCAGCCGCTCGCGCTGCCGCGCCTCGGCTTCGGCGCCGCCCAGCTCGGCAACATCTTCCGCGTCACGACCGACGAGGAGGCCGACGGCGCCGTGCGCGCCGCCTGGGACGCCGGGATCCGGTACTTCGACACCGCCCCGCACTACGGCGTCGGCACCTCCGAGCGCCGGCTCGGGGAGCGCCTGGCCGGGTACCCGCGCGACGAGTACCTCGTCTCCACCAAGGTGGGGCGCCTGCTGGTGCCCGGCCCGGGCACCGGCGACGACCTCGAGAACGGCTTCCACGTCCCCGACGACCTCGTGCGCCGCTGGGACTGGACCGAGGCCGGGGTGCGCCGCTCGCACGCCGAGTCCCTCGAGCGCCTGGGCCTGGACCGCGTGGACATCCTCTTCGCCCACGACCCCGAGGAGGGCCCGGCGGACGCCGCGATCGAGGAGGGCCTGCCCGCCCTCGCCGCGATGCGCGAGGAGGGCCTGGTCAGCGCCGTCGGCGTCGGCTCCAAGGACGCCGACGTGCTCACCCGCGCCGTCCGCACCGGGCTGATCGACCTGGTCATGCTCTCCGGCCGCTACACGCTGCTCGAGCAGGCGGCCTCCGCCGAGCTGCTCGAGGCCTGCATCGAGCACGGGGTGGGAGTGGTCGCGGTCTCCGTGTTCAACTCCGGCCTGCTCTCCCGGCACCAGGTCGCCGAGGACTCCCACTACGAGTACGCCCAGGCTCCTGCCGAGCTGATCGCCCGCGCCCGCGAGCTCGCCGCGATCGCGGAGCGGCACGGCGTGACCCTGCCGGACCTCGCCGTCCAGTACCCGCTGCGCCACCCCGCGGTGCGCTCCGTGGCGCTGGGCATGCGCACCGCCGCCCAGGTGGAGTCGAATGCCGAGCGCATGGGCGTGGAGATCCCCGAGGTCGCCTGGGAGGACGTCGCCCGCCTCGAGGCCGCCGCGCGACAGGGGTCGGCGACCGGGGAGAGCCCCGATGCCGGGCGCTGA
- a CDS encoding L-rhamnose mutarotase: MENIALHTRIAEGREADYDREHARIPDELDASLRAAGVHAWRIWRDGRDIFHLVEVEDYQAMRRTLAQDPVNQRWQEHINQYLEVVDDYGGEDTGIRPVWELPEQPAAGVSA, translated from the coding sequence ATGGAGAACATCGCCCTGCACACCCGCATCGCAGAGGGCCGCGAGGCCGACTACGACCGCGAGCACGCCCGCATCCCCGACGAGCTCGACGCGTCCCTGCGCGCCGCCGGCGTGCACGCCTGGCGCATCTGGCGCGACGGCCGCGACATCTTCCACCTGGTCGAGGTCGAGGACTACCAGGCGATGCGCCGCACCCTCGCCCAGGACCCGGTCAACCAGCGCTGGCAGGAGCACATCAACCAGTACCTCGAGGTGGTCGACGACTACGGCGGCGAGGACACCGGGATCCGTCCCGTCTGGGAGCTGCCCGAGCAGCCTGCCGCGGGGGTGAGCGCATGA
- a CDS encoding enolase C-terminal domain-like protein, translating to MSIFTALDVQDVRFPTSRDLDGSDAMNTDPDYSAAYLTVRTDTPDEGTALVFTIGRGNDVQSAAIAALAPHLVGRDVEEVLADLGGMYRELTHDSQLRWLGPDKGVMTMAIGAVVNALWDLRARREGRPLWLTLASLGPEELLDLVDLRYLEDALTREEALEILRRGAEGKEERIAALREHGVPAYTTTPGWLGYSDEKLTRLLGEARDEGFEMVKLKVGADPADDERRMRIAREVMGPGFPIAIDANQRWGTAEAIEAIRALAPYEPYWVEEPTSPDDILAHAAIRQGVSPVRVATGEQGASRVLFKQLLQAGSIDVLQADATRVAGINENLAILLLAAKFDIPVCPHAGGVGLCEMVQHVAFLDAVAVGGEDQRRRIEFVDHLHEHFEVPVRIENGAYMPPEEVGGGARMHAASVQDHLFPDGPVWAEGAEGVASASSDLSDPSAAGTPGAAPVAPSAAVAP from the coding sequence ATGAGCATCTTCACCGCCCTGGACGTCCAGGACGTCCGCTTCCCCACCAGCCGTGATCTCGACGGCTCCGATGCCATGAACACCGACCCGGACTACTCGGCCGCGTACCTCACCGTGCGCACCGACACCCCCGACGAGGGCACCGCCCTGGTGTTCACCATCGGCCGCGGCAACGACGTGCAGAGCGCCGCGATCGCCGCGCTCGCCCCGCACCTCGTGGGCCGGGACGTCGAGGAGGTCCTCGCCGACCTCGGCGGGATGTACCGCGAGCTCACCCACGATTCGCAGCTGCGCTGGCTCGGCCCCGACAAGGGCGTCATGACCATGGCGATCGGCGCCGTGGTCAACGCCCTGTGGGACCTGCGCGCCCGTCGCGAGGGCCGCCCGCTGTGGCTCACCCTCGCCTCCCTCGGCCCCGAGGAGCTGCTGGACCTCGTGGACCTGCGCTACCTCGAGGACGCCCTGACCCGCGAGGAGGCGCTGGAGATCCTGCGGCGCGGAGCGGAGGGCAAGGAGGAGCGCATCGCCGCCCTGCGCGAGCACGGCGTGCCCGCCTACACCACCACTCCCGGCTGGCTCGGCTACAGCGACGAGAAGCTCACCCGCCTGCTCGGCGAGGCCCGCGACGAGGGCTTCGAGATGGTCAAGCTCAAGGTCGGAGCCGACCCGGCCGACGACGAGCGCCGCATGCGCATCGCCCGCGAGGTGATGGGCCCCGGCTTCCCGATCGCGATCGACGCCAACCAGCGCTGGGGCACCGCCGAGGCGATCGAGGCGATCCGCGCCCTGGCCCCGTACGAGCCGTACTGGGTCGAGGAGCCCACCAGCCCCGACGACATCCTCGCCCACGCCGCGATCCGCCAGGGGGTCAGCCCCGTGCGCGTCGCGACCGGCGAGCAGGGTGCGAGCCGCGTGCTGTTCAAGCAGCTGCTGCAGGCCGGGTCCATCGACGTGCTGCAGGCGGATGCCACCCGCGTCGCCGGCATCAACGAGAACCTCGCCATCCTGCTGCTCGCGGCGAAGTTCGACATCCCCGTCTGCCCCCACGCCGGCGGCGTCGGCCTGTGCGAGATGGTCCAGCACGTGGCCTTCCTCGACGCGGTCGCCGTGGGCGGGGAGGACCAGCGCCGACGCATCGAGTTCGTCGACCACCTCCACGAGCACTTCGAGGTGCCTGTGCGCATCGAGAACGGCGCCTACATGCCGCCCGAGGAGGTCGGCGGCGGGGCGCGCATGCACGCCGCCTCGGTGCAGGACCACCTGTTCCCCGACGGGCCGGTCTGGGCCGAGGGCGCTGAGGGGGTCGCGTCGGCTTCTTCGGATCTGTCGGATCCGTCGGCCGCCGGCACCCCGGGCGCCGCGCCGGTCGCCCCGTCGGCCGCCGTCGCCCCCTGA
- a CDS encoding fumarylacetoacetate hydrolase family protein translates to MELRRLGPVGQEKPAVVSEGATYRLDGLTADIDGGFLAADGIARVREALAAGDLPVWEGADAERIGAPIARPQAVLCIGQNYAAHAAESGAEPPAVPILFHKHPNTVVGPEDDVEIPPGAQKVDWEVELGVVIGMEAAYLPDEQAALGVIAGYVTSHDVSERGYQLAESGGQWSKGKNARGFNPLGPGLVPADEIDPQTLRLASSVNGEPRQDSTTADMIFSVAQIIQHLSQFMVLSPGDLINTGTPQGVALSGRFPYLVAGDVVEIGIENLGAQRTTFVPATI, encoded by the coding sequence GTGGAACTGCGACGTCTCGGCCCGGTGGGCCAGGAGAAGCCGGCTGTGGTCTCCGAGGGAGCCACCTATCGGCTCGACGGTCTGACCGCCGACATCGACGGCGGCTTCCTCGCCGCCGACGGCATCGCGCGCGTGCGCGAGGCGCTCGCCGCGGGGGACCTGCCCGTCTGGGAAGGGGCCGACGCGGAGCGCATCGGCGCCCCGATCGCCCGCCCGCAGGCCGTGCTCTGCATCGGCCAGAACTACGCCGCGCACGCCGCCGAGTCCGGGGCGGAGCCGCCCGCGGTCCCGATCCTGTTCCACAAGCACCCCAACACCGTGGTGGGCCCCGAGGACGACGTCGAGATCCCGCCGGGCGCGCAGAAGGTCGACTGGGAGGTGGAGCTCGGCGTCGTGATCGGCATGGAGGCCGCCTACCTGCCCGACGAACAGGCCGCGCTCGGTGTCATCGCCGGCTACGTGACCAGCCACGACGTCTCCGAGCGGGGCTACCAGCTGGCCGAGTCCGGCGGGCAGTGGTCCAAGGGCAAGAACGCCCGCGGCTTCAACCCGCTCGGTCCCGGGCTGGTCCCGGCCGACGAGATCGACCCCCAGACCCTGCGCCTGGCCTCGAGCGTGAACGGCGAGCCCCGCCAGGACTCCACCACCGCCGACATGATCTTCTCCGTCGCGCAGATCATCCAGCACCTCTCGCAGTTCATGGTGCTCTCGCCCGGCGACCTCATCAACACCGGCACCCCGCAGGGCGTCGCCCTCTCGGGCCGCTTCCCGTACCTCGTCGCCGGCGACGTCGTCGAGATCGGCATCGAGAACCTCGGCGCCCAGCGCACCACCTTCGTCCCCGCCACGATCTGA
- the fucP gene encoding L-fucose:H+ symporter permease produces MTSPTTRTPAVDTPSPGRRGFLHRGMRLPFILIVTCFAAWGVLNNMTDPLVSVFSSVFSMGAFQSSLVQFAFYGAYCVLAIPAAWINSRPGYKGGVLIGLLLASFGGFLFFPASQIMTYTMFLAALFTLAAGLSILETSANPYVMAMGPEATATRRLNVAQAFNPVGSNLGVLLAAMLILPRVNPSTAEERAALSQDELESIRSSELQAVMGPYIGVAMALVLIAIAIAMVRVPKNPAVMADAERGAEQRIGARLSRLLRNRRYSFGVVAQFFNIAAQICIWTFTIHYVTETLGVDDTRAGYWLQASLLVFLIMRFVMVALMGRFDARKLMVLMCTLGTALSVLAVLSGNIVGAVAIVLLSGCISLLFPTIYGVALEGLGQDTKYGAAGLIMAIVGGAVMPLLHGWVIDISSARTSYLVVAVCFAVVAAYGIYVLRTPSPAAAESEAEAGADTAA; encoded by the coding sequence ATGACGTCACCCACCACCCGGACACCCGCCGTGGACACGCCGAGCCCGGGGCGGCGCGGCTTCCTGCACCGCGGCATGCGCCTGCCGTTCATCCTGATCGTGACCTGCTTCGCCGCCTGGGGCGTGCTGAACAACATGACCGACCCGCTGGTCTCGGTGTTCAGCTCCGTCTTCTCCATGGGGGCGTTCCAGTCCTCGCTGGTGCAGTTCGCGTTCTACGGCGCCTACTGCGTGCTGGCGATCCCGGCCGCCTGGATCAACTCCCGCCCCGGCTACAAGGGCGGGGTGCTCATCGGCCTGCTGCTGGCCAGCTTCGGCGGGTTCCTGTTCTTCCCGGCCTCGCAGATCATGACCTACACGATGTTCCTCGCGGCCCTGTTCACCCTGGCGGCGGGCCTGTCCATCCTGGAGACCAGCGCCAATCCCTATGTGATGGCCATGGGACCGGAGGCGACCGCCACGCGCCGCCTGAACGTCGCCCAGGCCTTCAACCCGGTGGGCTCGAACCTCGGCGTGCTCCTGGCGGCGATGCTCATCCTCCCCCGCGTGAACCCCTCGACCGCCGAGGAGCGCGCCGCCCTCTCCCAGGACGAGCTGGAGTCGATCCGCTCCTCCGAGCTGCAGGCCGTGATGGGGCCGTACATCGGCGTGGCGATGGCCCTGGTGCTCATCGCGATCGCGATCGCGATGGTCCGCGTCCCGAAGAACCCGGCCGTCATGGCCGATGCCGAGCGCGGCGCGGAGCAGCGGATCGGCGCGCGCCTCTCCCGCCTGCTGCGGAACCGCCGCTACTCCTTCGGCGTGGTCGCGCAGTTCTTCAACATCGCCGCGCAGATCTGCATCTGGACCTTCACCATCCACTACGTCACCGAGACCCTCGGGGTGGACGACACCCGGGCGGGCTACTGGCTGCAGGCCTCGCTGCTGGTCTTCCTGATCATGCGCTTCGTGATGGTCGCACTGATGGGCCGCTTCGACGCCCGGAAGCTGATGGTCCTGATGTGCACGCTCGGCACGGCGCTGTCCGTGCTGGCCGTGCTGAGCGGGAACATCGTGGGCGCCGTCGCGATCGTGCTGCTCAGCGGCTGCATCTCCCTGCTGTTCCCCACGATCTACGGCGTCGCCCTGGAGGGCCTGGGACAGGACACGAAGTACGGCGCGGCCGGCCTGATCATGGCGATCGTGGGCGGGGCGGTCATGCCGCTGCTCCACGGCTGGGTGATCGACATCAGCTCCGCCCGGACCAGCTACCTGGTCGTGGCCGTCTGCTTCGCCGTGGTCGCCGCGTACGGGATCTACGTGCTGCGCACCCCGAGCCCCGCCGCCGCGGAGTCCGAGGCCGAGGCGGGAGCGGACACCGCCGCCTGA
- a CDS encoding dihydroxy-acid dehydratase, with the protein MNELRSADWYVGDDRNAYIHRAWMRRGLPASAFDGTRPHIAIANTASALVPCNMHLGEVARSVSDGIYEAGGIPLELPVMGLGETLVRPTAMLWRNLAAMQMEEMFRANPLDAVVLLGGCDKTVPALLMAAASVGLPALVVPGGPMLSGTFRGTPLGCGTDVWKLSEDVRGGDLTEKDFLASESSMIRSKGHCNTMGTASTMGLVAEALGMVLPGLAGTPAPDARLLEGAHASGRRIVEMVAEGLTPQKVITEGSVRNAIVALAAIGGSTNAVVHLLAIAGRLGLDISIDDFDRTGADVPLLVNLQPSGKHLMDDLFRAGGFLAVLREVRELLDPEAITVSGRPLADHLDEARIWDADVISARETPLQEKAGIAVLRGSLAPEGAIVKPAAATPALLQHRGPALVFDSIEDFRSRIDDPELEVDEDTVLILRGCGPKGYPGMPEVANMPLPRKLLERGVRDMVRICDGRMSGTAYGTVVLHVSPEAADGGPLAQVRTGDTIVLDVEQRRLDVEVDPAELAARTPDAATVEGFATPARGWQRLYIDHVTSASLGADLDVLTGASGPDVHRESH; encoded by the coding sequence ATGAACGAGCTGCGCAGTGCCGACTGGTACGTGGGCGATGACCGCAACGCCTACATCCACCGGGCCTGGATGCGGCGCGGACTGCCCGCCTCCGCCTTCGACGGCACCCGCCCCCACATCGCGATCGCCAACACCGCCAGCGCCCTGGTGCCCTGCAACATGCACCTCGGCGAGGTGGCCCGATCGGTCTCCGACGGCATCTACGAGGCCGGCGGCATCCCGCTGGAGCTGCCCGTGATGGGCCTCGGCGAGACCCTGGTGCGCCCCACCGCCATGCTCTGGCGGAACCTCGCCGCGATGCAGATGGAGGAGATGTTCCGCGCCAACCCCCTCGACGCCGTGGTGCTGCTCGGCGGCTGCGACAAGACCGTCCCCGCGCTGCTCATGGCCGCCGCCTCCGTGGGCCTGCCGGCCCTGGTGGTGCCCGGCGGGCCGATGCTCTCGGGCACCTTCCGTGGCACGCCGCTGGGCTGCGGCACCGACGTGTGGAAGCTCAGCGAGGACGTGCGCGGCGGCGACCTCACCGAGAAGGACTTCCTGGCCTCCGAGTCCTCGATGATCCGCTCCAAGGGCCACTGCAACACCATGGGCACCGCGTCGACGATGGGCCTGGTCGCCGAGGCGCTCGGCATGGTCCTGCCCGGCCTGGCCGGAACGCCCGCCCCCGACGCGCGCCTGCTCGAGGGCGCCCATGCGAGCGGCCGGAGGATCGTGGAGATGGTCGCCGAGGGGCTCACCCCGCAGAAGGTCATCACCGAGGGCAGCGTCCGCAACGCCATCGTGGCCCTCGCCGCGATCGGCGGCTCCACCAACGCCGTGGTGCACCTGCTGGCGATCGCCGGCCGACTGGGCCTGGACATCTCGATCGACGACTTCGACCGCACCGGGGCGGACGTCCCCCTGCTGGTGAACCTCCAGCCCTCCGGGAAGCACCTGATGGACGACCTCTTCCGCGCCGGCGGCTTCCTCGCCGTGCTGCGGGAGGTGCGGGAGCTGCTGGACCCCGAGGCGATCACCGTCTCCGGCCGACCGCTCGCGGACCACCTCGACGAGGCCCGGATCTGGGACGCCGACGTCATCTCCGCCCGCGAGACCCCGCTGCAGGAGAAAGCCGGCATCGCGGTGCTCCGCGGCAGCCTCGCCCCGGAGGGCGCGATCGTGAAGCCCGCGGCGGCGACCCCCGCCCTGCTCCAGCACCGGGGCCCCGCGCTGGTCTTCGACTCGATCGAGGACTTCCGCTCCCGGATCGACGACCCCGAGCTCGAGGTCGACGAGGACACCGTGCTGATCCTGCGCGGCTGCGGCCCCAAGGGCTACCCGGGCATGCCGGAGGTCGCGAACATGCCCCTGCCCCGCAAGCTGCTCGAGCGCGGCGTGCGCGACATGGTGCGGATCTGCGACGGGCGCATGAGCGGCACCGCCTACGGGACCGTGGTCCTGCACGTCTCGCCGGAGGCGGCCGACGGGGGCCCGCTCGCCCAGGTCCGCACCGGCGACACGATCGTGCTGGACGTGGAGCAGCGTCGGCTGGACGTCGAGGTGGACCCGGCCGAGCTCGCCGCCCGCACCCCGGACGCCGCGACCGTCGAGGGGTTCGCGACCCCGGCCCGCGGCTGGCAGAGGCTCTACATCGATCATGTGACCTCGGCGAGCCTCGGCGCGGACCTCGACGTGCTCACCGGCGCGAGCGGACCGGACGTGCACCGCGAGTCCCACTGA
- a CDS encoding FadR/GntR family transcriptional regulator, with protein sequence MPAPVLHSEVARALGEEIVGGVVPAGHVLTLAGLEERFSRSRTVLREAVRVLESLGLVVSKRRVGVVVQPPEAWSVLSPQVIAWRLGSGAREEQLRSLTQLRRAIEPNAARAAAARRGGDAAGPLLEAAERLQALGERGEGATEAYIEADVAFHAQLLRASGNEMFAALEPSISEVLRGRARLGRNPAWPTPRSLDHHRELARAVAEGRAEEAEAMARAIAGDVLREVAGHEGSPED encoded by the coding sequence GTGCCCGCACCCGTCCTGCACAGCGAGGTGGCGCGCGCCCTGGGCGAGGAGATCGTCGGCGGGGTGGTGCCCGCCGGGCACGTGCTGACCCTCGCCGGCCTCGAGGAGCGCTTCTCCCGCTCGCGCACCGTGCTGCGCGAGGCGGTGCGGGTGCTGGAGTCCCTGGGGCTGGTCGTCTCGAAGCGGCGCGTGGGCGTGGTGGTGCAGCCGCCGGAGGCCTGGTCCGTGCTCTCGCCGCAGGTCATCGCCTGGCGGCTGGGATCCGGGGCGCGCGAGGAGCAGCTGCGCAGCCTCACCCAGCTGCGCCGCGCGATCGAGCCGAACGCCGCCCGCGCCGCCGCCGCGCGCCGCGGCGGGGACGCGGCCGGGCCGCTGCTCGAGGCCGCCGAGCGCCTGCAGGCCCTCGGCGAGCGGGGCGAGGGAGCGACCGAGGCGTACATCGAGGCGGACGTCGCCTTCCACGCCCAGCTCCTGCGGGCCAGCGGGAACGAGATGTTCGCGGCCCTCGAGCCCTCGATCTCCGAGGTGCTCCGCGGCCGGGCCCGCCTGGGCCGCAACCCCGCCTGGCCCACCCCCCGCTCGCTCGATCATCACCGCGAGCTCGCCCGCGCGGTCGCCGAGGGACGTGCCGAGGAGGCCGAGGCCATGGCCCGCGCCATCGCCGGCGACGTGCTGCGCGAGGTCGCCGGGCACGAGGGCTCGCCGGAGGACTGA
- a CDS encoding NAD(P)-dependent oxidoreductase, which translates to MPSHESAVPPPGTSAADPGAPTVSVLGLGPMGAPIARNLLASGRPTTVWNRTRSRAEAFAADGARVATTVADAAADVVLAVLPDVPQLREILDEAALAAFEAAGSLLVITSTTSPEQVRALAEELAPRGVRVLDAPMSGGVAGAVAGTLSLMVGGAEEDVARARPVLETIGGTLTHLGPLGAGSLAKLCNQVVVAGTLAALAEAYGLARAGGIDAEGLTEVLAGGLAASEVLTQKRDKLLERDYALGGSTDNQVKDLRYATAALEQAGVTGRLTPVLLAAYTEVVERGGGQLDHAAVQELYLDE; encoded by the coding sequence ATGCCGTCCCACGAATCCGCCGTTCCGCCCCCTGGCACGTCGGCCGCCGACCCCGGCGCCCCGACCGTCTCCGTGCTGGGACTGGGCCCGATGGGCGCTCCGATCGCCCGGAACCTCCTCGCCTCCGGGCGCCCCACCACGGTCTGGAACCGCACCCGCTCGCGGGCCGAGGCCTTCGCGGCCGACGGTGCACGGGTCGCCACCACCGTCGCCGACGCCGCGGCCGACGTCGTGCTCGCCGTGCTGCCCGACGTGCCCCAGCTGCGCGAGATCCTCGACGAGGCGGCGCTCGCCGCGTTCGAGGCGGCCGGCTCGCTGCTCGTGATCACCTCCACCACCAGCCCGGAGCAGGTGCGTGCGCTCGCCGAGGAGCTCGCCCCGCGCGGGGTGCGGGTGCTGGATGCCCCGATGTCCGGCGGGGTGGCGGGCGCGGTCGCCGGGACCCTGAGCCTGATGGTGGGCGGCGCCGAGGAGGACGTGGCACGGGCCCGGCCCGTGCTGGAGACCATCGGCGGCACCCTCACTCACCTCGGCCCGCTGGGCGCCGGCTCCCTGGCGAAGCTCTGCAACCAGGTGGTGGTGGCCGGGACCCTCGCTGCCCTCGCCGAGGCGTACGGCCTGGCTCGCGCCGGCGGGATCGACGCGGAGGGGCTCACGGAGGTGCTGGCCGGCGGTCTCGCCGCGAGCGAGGTGCTCACCCAGAAGCGGGACAAGCTGCTCGAGCGCGACTACGCCCTCGGCGGCAGCACCGACAACCAGGTCAAGGACCTCCGCTACGCGACCGCGGCGCTCGAGCAGGCCGGGGTGACGGGACGCCTGACCCCTGTGCTGCTCGCGGCGTACACCGAGGTGGTCGAGCGCGGCGGCGGTCAGCTCGACCACGCCGCCGTGCAGGAGCTCTACCTGGACGAGTGA
- a CDS encoding C-terminal binding protein translates to MKIAIVDSDNESFEEEHKVAERFGIELSRSQASDEQQTIEAARGADAILVQYAPITAAVLDALPDLRAIGRYGVGVDTVDVEAATARGIAVCNVPDYGVQDVSDHAIALTLSVVRGTARLDRLVRAGEYGLVPVKPLHRISTLRFGVVGLGRIGAATARKAQALGFTVIGSDPQLEIGSRTADDIEVVDFEILLSTCDVISLHVPLLESTRHLIGEETLARMKPGAMLINTCRGGVVDTEAVARALQDGRLQGAGLDVFEQEPLGLDSPLMDCPGAVLTPHASWYSEESYSELKRRVTEAVAAVIRGERPRDILNPEVLDRA, encoded by the coding sequence ATGAAGATCGCCATCGTCGACAGCGACAACGAGAGCTTCGAGGAGGAGCACAAGGTCGCCGAACGCTTCGGGATCGAGCTCAGCCGGTCCCAGGCGTCGGACGAGCAGCAGACCATCGAGGCCGCGCGCGGCGCCGACGCGATCCTCGTCCAGTACGCCCCGATCACCGCCGCGGTGCTCGACGCCCTGCCGGACCTGCGCGCCATCGGCCGCTACGGCGTGGGGGTCGACACCGTGGACGTCGAGGCGGCCACCGCCCGCGGCATCGCCGTGTGCAACGTCCCCGACTACGGCGTGCAGGACGTCAGCGACCACGCCATCGCCCTGACCCTGTCCGTGGTGCGCGGCACCGCCCGCCTGGACCGCCTCGTGCGCGCCGGCGAGTACGGGCTCGTGCCGGTCAAGCCTCTGCACCGCATCTCCACCCTGCGCTTCGGGGTGGTGGGCCTCGGCCGGATCGGCGCGGCCACCGCCCGGAAGGCCCAGGCGCTCGGCTTCACCGTCATCGGCAGCGACCCCCAGCTCGAGATCGGCAGCCGCACGGCCGACGACATCGAGGTGGTCGACTTCGAGATCTTGCTCTCCACCTGCGACGTGATCAGCCTGCACGTGCCCCTGCTGGAGTCCACCCGCCATCTCATCGGCGAGGAGACGCTCGCGCGGATGAAGCCCGGCGCGATGCTGATCAACACCTGCCGCGGCGGAGTGGTGGACACGGAGGCCGTGGCGCGCGCCCTCCAGGACGGGCGCCTCCAGGGCGCGGGCCTGGACGTCTTCGAGCAGGAGCCGCTGGGCCTGGACAGCCCGCTGATGGACTGCCCCGGCGCCGTGCTCACCCCGCACGCCTCCTGGTACAGCGAGGAGTCCTACTCGGAGCTCAAGCGCCGCGTCACGGAGGCCGTGGCCGCGGTGATCCGCGGCGAGCGGCCGCGCGACATCCTCAACCCCGAGGTGCTGGACCGCGCCTGA
- a CDS encoding Nramp family divalent metal transporter, whose product MTTSQPEKLGLGELRFPEADPRLKKWSFGNLLAFTGPGMILASVTIGNGEVFSASRGGAVFGAAILWTFVLCAIMKASIVYSGARYITLTGEHPFQRWAQIIPGPRNWLALMLGVLAVICFPSWAVAFMQGLGQWSNWTFHTDINPQIWGLFWGLVAFGTVFLRSFKIVENFQTVVVGLMILFSFVALFVSNPPWIDALKGLVPNVPSGYPDWVQADYPDVASRPIPLEIIAYLGALGGGTYDYIGYVGTLRAKRWGMLGAPNHAELEEKLNRLDTDQAQIPLATDADNVDNGRAWLRAVKLDILASFVSVSILAITFVLLGDVILGSGAAQEVPEDTNILTSQAQFFSVISPVLVYLYQLAIWAAFFGSLQALSTIYPYTVREAFAPTFPSFRNEANFQKLRIWVNVYTFGGALVLLFTGVSYTTVISFAGVLGGVLSLGIWGFAQLWTEHKVLPAPFRMRRWVQVVVLISSTFLTVAGVLALIQFFMDLLG is encoded by the coding sequence ATGACGACGTCACAGCCTGAGAAGCTCGGTCTCGGGGAGCTCCGCTTCCCCGAGGCGGACCCACGACTGAAGAAATGGAGCTTCGGGAACCTGCTGGCCTTCACCGGCCCCGGCATGATCCTGGCCTCCGTCACCATCGGCAACGGAGAGGTCTTCTCCGCCTCGCGCGGCGGCGCCGTCTTCGGGGCCGCGATCCTGTGGACCTTCGTGCTCTGCGCGATCATGAAGGCGTCGATCGTCTACTCCGGCGCCCGCTACATCACCCTCACCGGCGAGCACCCGTTCCAGCGCTGGGCCCAGATCATCCCCGGCCCCCGCAACTGGCTCGCCCTGATGCTCGGCGTGCTCGCCGTGATCTGCTTCCCCTCCTGGGCGGTGGCGTTCATGCAGGGCCTCGGCCAGTGGTCGAACTGGACCTTCCACACGGACATCAACCCGCAGATCTGGGGCCTGTTCTGGGGCCTGGTCGCCTTCGGCACCGTGTTCCTGCGCAGCTTCAAGATCGTGGAGAACTTCCAGACCGTCGTCGTCGGCCTGATGATCCTGTTCTCCTTCGTGGCGCTGTTCGTCTCGAACCCGCCGTGGATCGACGCCCTCAAGGGCCTGGTCCCCAACGTCCCCAGCGGCTACCCGGACTGGGTGCAGGCGGACTACCCCGACGTCGCCTCGCGGCCGATCCCGCTGGAGATCATCGCCTACCTCGGCGCCCTCGGCGGCGGCACCTACGACTACATCGGCTACGTGGGCACCCTGCGCGCCAAGCGCTGGGGCATGCTCGGCGCCCCGAACCACGCCGAGCTCGAGGAGAAGCTCAACCGCCTGGACACCGATCAGGCGCAGATCCCGCTGGCCACCGACGCCGACAACGTCGACAACGGCCGCGCCTGGCTGCGCGCCGTGAAGCTCGACATCCTCGCCTCCTTCGTCTCCGTGAGCATCCTGGCGATCACCTTCGTGCTGCTGGGCGACGTGATCCTGGGCAGCGGCGCCGCCCAGGAGGTCCCCGAGGACACGAACATCCTCACCAGCCAGGCGCAGTTCTTCTCCGTGATCAGCCCGGTGCTGGTGTACCTGTACCAGCTCGCGATCTGGGCGGCGTTCTTCGGCTCCCTGCAGGCGCTGTCGACCATCTACCCGTACACGGTGCGCGAGGCCTTCGCCCCGACCTTCCCGTCGTTCCGCAACGAGGCCAACTTCCAGAAGCTCCGCATCTGGGTGAACGTGTACACCTTCGGCGGCGCGCTGGTGCTGCTGTTCACCGGCGTCAGCTACACCACCGTGATCTCCTTCGCGGGTGTGCTCGGCGGCGTGCTCTCGCTCGGCATCTGGGGCTTCGCCCAGCTGTGGACCGAGCACAAGGTCCTGCCCGCACCGTTCCGCATGCGCAGGTGGGTGCAGGTGGTGGTGCTGATCAGCTCGACCTTCCTCACCGTCGCCGGTGTGCTCGCCCTGATCCAGTTCTTCATGGACCTGCTCGGATGA